In Marivirga salinae, a single window of DNA contains:
- a CDS encoding M16 family metallopeptidase: MRKLSTWSLILFIGIMAACQPSEKSEDKAELSIDYEKYVLPNGLEVVLHEDKSDPIAAVAIQMHVGSSREKPGRTGFAHFFEHMLFQKSENVEEGAFFKNINDLGGTFNGGTWTDGTVYYEVVPKDALERILWMEADRMGFFINAVTKKDLEDEKPVVQNEKRQRVDNQPYGHRSYVIKKALYPEGHPYNWEVIGELEDLQAATLGDVKEFYNNWYGPNNATIVVAGDYDKEQVKAWIEKYFGEIESRGNDEVMSPKPVVLEETKKLYHEDDYAKVPDLRLVFPTVEQYHPDSWALSALAEILSQGKRAVLYKKLVEETEYAPSVFAYNNSSELAGEFNIGIRAKDGVDLDSVYAAVQEALVEFEKDGFSEKDLQRIKAKQETNFYNGISSVLGKAFQLSNYNEFKGDPGYITEDINKILAVEKEDVMRVFNEYIKDKPAVITSFVPKDQLDLIVEGSEKATVKIEEVKPMDEATMTDLDKDAEYEKTPSEIDRSKEPALGEMPLITPPNIYEAKLANGMEILGIQNDELPLVNFSIRLKGGGLLDDPNKPGVANLFTDIMQEGTKNKTPEELEDAIGQIGANIGMYTGNEEIVIYGNCLARYFDETVAIIEEMMLEPRWDVDEFDRLQKAQINNIKQRNANPDAIAGTVANKITYGEDHIFAKPLSGTEESVESITIDDLKAYYEKNFSPSVASMQIAGSVTQDQVKNALSGLNEKWAAKEVTFPEYEMKGVDEKGKIYFASFPNAKQSVIRMQRLAVERSHPDYYPLTVANYGLGGNSGGKLFQVLREEKGYTYGAYSYLSSSTQKAPFTAYSSVKTNTTPQSVATFKEVIEDYKQNYDSAELEKARTALIRKEAREYETLGQKLNVLQQISSYGLAKDFIKQNQEELKEYTVEDMKKIMDQYMNVDQMNYIIVGDAETQLEGVKALNIKEVVKVDEDGNPVDNKIEAM; encoded by the coding sequence ATGAGAAAATTATCAACTTGGTCATTAATACTTTTTATTGGTATAATGGCTGCTTGTCAACCAAGCGAAAAATCGGAGGATAAAGCAGAATTGTCCATTGATTATGAAAAATATGTTCTTCCAAATGGTTTGGAAGTGGTACTTCACGAGGACAAATCAGATCCCATTGCTGCAGTAGCTATACAAATGCATGTAGGCTCAAGTCGTGAAAAGCCGGGCAGAACTGGTTTTGCTCACTTTTTTGAGCATATGTTGTTCCAAAAATCAGAGAATGTTGAAGAAGGAGCATTTTTTAAGAATATTAATGATTTAGGAGGTACTTTTAATGGCGGTACTTGGACTGATGGTACAGTTTATTATGAAGTAGTTCCTAAAGATGCCTTGGAAAGAATTCTTTGGATGGAAGCGGATAGAATGGGATTTTTCATTAATGCAGTAACCAAAAAAGATTTAGAAGATGAAAAGCCTGTTGTGCAGAATGAAAAAAGACAAAGAGTAGATAACCAGCCATACGGACATAGAAGCTATGTAATTAAAAAAGCTTTATATCCTGAAGGACATCCTTATAACTGGGAAGTAATTGGTGAATTAGAAGATTTGCAAGCAGCGACTTTAGGTGATGTAAAGGAATTTTACAATAACTGGTATGGTCCAAATAATGCTACTATAGTGGTAGCTGGTGATTATGATAAAGAGCAAGTGAAAGCTTGGATTGAAAAATACTTTGGTGAAATTGAATCAAGAGGAAATGATGAGGTTATGTCTCCAAAACCAGTAGTTTTAGAGGAAACCAAAAAGCTTTACCATGAAGATGACTATGCTAAAGTTCCTGATTTAAGATTAGTATTCCCTACTGTGGAGCAATATCATCCAGATTCTTGGGCATTATCGGCTTTAGCAGAGATTTTAAGCCAAGGTAAAAGGGCTGTTTTATACAAAAAATTAGTAGAAGAAACAGAATATGCCCCAAGCGTATTTGCTTATAATAATTCAAGTGAGCTAGCAGGTGAATTCAATATTGGTATTCGTGCTAAAGATGGTGTAGACTTAGATTCAGTTTATGCAGCAGTTCAAGAAGCCTTAGTTGAATTCGAAAAAGACGGTTTTTCTGAAAAAGATTTACAAAGAATCAAAGCAAAACAAGAAACCAATTTTTATAATGGTATTTCAAGTGTTTTAGGAAAAGCTTTTCAGTTGAGTAATTACAATGAATTTAAAGGCGATCCTGGGTATATAACGGAAGATATCAACAAGATTTTAGCTGTTGAGAAAGAAGATGTAATGCGTGTTTTTAACGAATACATCAAAGATAAGCCTGCAGTTATCACAAGTTTTGTTCCTAAAGATCAATTAGATTTAATTGTAGAGGGTTCAGAAAAAGCAACTGTTAAAATAGAAGAAGTTAAGCCAATGGATGAGGCAACAATGACAGATTTAGACAAAGATGCTGAGTACGAAAAAACGCCTAGTGAAATTGATAGAAGCAAAGAGCCAGCATTAGGTGAAATGCCTTTAATTACGCCTCCAAACATTTATGAAGCTAAATTGGCAAATGGTATGGAAATCTTAGGTATTCAAAATGATGAATTGCCATTAGTAAATTTCAGCATCAGATTAAAAGGTGGTGGATTATTAGACGATCCTAACAAACCAGGTGTTGCTAATTTATTTACTGATATCATGCAGGAAGGAACTAAAAATAAAACTCCTGAAGAATTAGAAGATGCAATTGGTCAAATTGGTGCCAATATTGGAATGTACACAGGAAATGAGGAAATCGTTATTTATGGTAATTGCTTGGCTCGTTATTTTGATGAAACAGTGGCAATTATCGAAGAAATGATGCTAGAGCCTCGTTGGGATGTTGACGAATTTGACAGATTACAAAAAGCTCAAATCAATAATATCAAACAAAGAAATGCTAATCCAGATGCTATTGCTGGAACGGTAGCCAATAAAATAACTTATGGTGAAGATCATATATTTGCTAAGCCATTAAGTGGTACTGAAGAATCAGTAGAATCTATCACAATAGATGATTTGAAAGCTTACTATGAGAAAAACTTCTCTCCAAGTGTGGCAAGCATGCAAATTGCTGGAAGTGTAACGCAAGATCAAGTTAAAAATGCGCTTTCAGGATTGAATGAAAAATGGGCTGCTAAGGAAGTAACTTTCCCTGAATACGAAATGAAAGGTGTAGATGAAAAAGGCAAAATCTATTTTGCTAGTTTCCCTAATGCTAAGCAATCTGTTATCAGAATGCAGAGATTGGCTGTGGAAAGAAGTCACCCGGATTATTACCCATTAACTGTAGCTAATTATGGGTTAGGTGGAAATTCAGGAGGAAAGCTTTTTCAAGTATTAAGAGAGGAAAAAGGCTATACCTATGGAGCTTATTCATATTTAAGTTCAAGCACTCAAAAGGCACCTTTTACGGCTTATTCTAGTGTGAAAACTAATACAACTCCACAATCAGTTGCTACTTTTAAAGAAGTAATAGAAGATTATAAGCAGAATTATGATTCAGCTGAATTAGAAAAAGCAAGAACTGCGTTAATCCGAAAAGAAGCTAGAGAGTATGAGACTTTAGGACAAAAGTTAAATGTTTTACAGCAAATTTCTTCTTATGGTTTGGCTAAAGATTTTATAAAGCAAAATCAAGAAGAATTAAAAGAATATACTGTTGAGGATATGAAGAAAATCATGGATCAATATATGAATGTTGATCAGATGAATTATATCATTGTGGGTGATGCAGAAACTCAATTGGAAGGAGTAAAAGCGCTCAATATAAAGGAAGTTGTGAAGGTTGATGAGGATGGTAATCCTGTTGATAATAAAATAGAAGCCATGTAA
- a CDS encoding patatin-like phospholipase family protein — MKIGLALSGGGARGFAHLGVAQYMYEQNIRPDMISGTSAGAIAGAFLAAGYEPKRTLEIISDINFLKFFRPAMSWSGLVNLEKISGLLLEYFPEDSFSDFKIPLIVSTTNYTKGENVNFESGELIRPLLASASIPVIFKPITIGEDSFVDGGITNNLPVNLLKSHVDFTIGVNCNPVGISNQNTNMKDMLERTMLMIINYQTKEQAKLCDIFIEPEELSSYKVFSISKAKEIYEIGYQSAKNTFSKLAEDHPLKELSKPV; from the coding sequence ATGAAAATAGGATTAGCACTTTCCGGGGGAGGAGCAAGAGGATTTGCTCATTTGGGTGTGGCTCAATATATGTATGAGCAAAATATACGTCCTGATATGATCTCCGGCACAAGTGCTGGTGCCATAGCAGGTGCATTTTTGGCAGCTGGCTACGAGCCCAAAAGAACCTTAGAAATTATTTCTGATATTAATTTCTTGAAGTTCTTCAGACCGGCTATGTCTTGGTCAGGCTTGGTTAACTTAGAGAAAATTTCAGGTTTATTGCTAGAATATTTCCCTGAAGATTCCTTCAGTGATTTTAAAATTCCTTTGATAGTTTCTACCACCAATTATACTAAAGGTGAAAATGTGAATTTTGAATCTGGTGAATTGATTAGACCTCTATTGGCTTCTGCCAGCATTCCGGTTATTTTTAAACCGATTACGATAGGGGAAGACTCTTTTGTAGATGGTGGAATTACGAATAACCTCCCAGTCAATTTACTAAAATCGCATGTTGATTTTACCATTGGGGTTAATTGCAATCCTGTTGGGATTTCAAACCAAAACACCAATATGAAGGATATGTTGGAAAGAACCATGTTGATGATCATAAACTATCAAACCAAAGAACAGGCTAAATTATGTGATATTTTTATTGAGCCGGAGGAGTTGTCGAGTTATAAAGTATTTTCTATTTCTAAGGCTAAAGAAATCTATGAAATAGGCTATCAAAGCGCTAAAAACACCTTCTCTAAGCTAGCCGAAGATCACCCCTTAAAGGAGCTTTCTAAACCTGTTTAA
- a CDS encoding MBL fold metallo-hydrolase: MNLHIIETGFFKLDGGAMFGVVPKSLWSRTNPADENNMCTWAMRCMAIEDGDQLILIDNGIGDKQNEKFFSHFYLHGDASLDGSLKKAGFSKDDVTDMFLTHLHFDHCGGGVKWQDDERTKLDIEFINAKYWSNQDHWKWATEPNAREKASFLTENIMPMQESGHLHFADKGKPSPFSQFDILYADGHTDKQMVPKIKYKDKTIVFAADLLPSVGHIPLPYVMGYDTRPLLTLDEKEKFLKEAADNEYIIFLEHDAENECCTVKHTEKGVRLDQTFKLSEVL; the protein is encoded by the coding sequence ATGAATTTACATATTATAGAAACCGGATTTTTTAAGTTAGATGGTGGCGCCATGTTTGGGGTAGTGCCTAAATCTTTATGGTCAAGAACAAACCCTGCAGATGAAAATAATATGTGCACCTGGGCTATGCGATGCATGGCCATTGAAGATGGTGATCAATTAATATTAATTGACAATGGAATAGGAGATAAGCAAAATGAAAAGTTCTTTAGTCACTTTTATTTGCATGGAGATGCAAGCTTAGATGGCTCACTAAAAAAGGCTGGATTCTCTAAAGATGATGTAACCGATATGTTTCTGACTCATCTTCATTTCGACCATTGCGGTGGTGGCGTAAAATGGCAGGATGATGAGCGTACCAAATTGGACATAGAATTTATAAATGCTAAATATTGGTCTAATCAAGATCATTGGAAATGGGCTACAGAACCCAATGCAAGGGAAAAAGCGAGTTTTCTAACGGAAAATATTATGCCCATGCAGGAAAGTGGTCATTTACACTTTGCGGATAAAGGTAAACCATCTCCTTTTTCCCAATTCGATATTTTGTATGCTGATGGCCATACGGATAAACAAATGGTGCCCAAAATAAAATATAAAGATAAAACCATTGTCTTTGCAGCTGATTTATTACCCTCAGTTGGGCATATTCCGTTACCTTACGTGATGGGTTATGATACTCGACCACTTTTAACTTTGGATGAGAAAGAGAAATTCTTAAAAGAAGCAGCTGATAATGAATATATCATATTTTTAGAACATGATGCTGAAAATGAATGTTGTACTGTGAAGCATACTGAAAAAGGCGTGCGTTTAGATCAAACATTCAAGTTATCAGAGGTTTTATGA
- a CDS encoding acetyl-CoA carboxylase carboxyltransferase subunit alpha translates to MLLEFEQPIVELENKLAGMKTLAEESDVDISDAIKKLENKIVSLKKETFQNLTRWQRVQLSRHPDRPYTLDYIYEITDDFVELHGDRTVKDDRAMVGGFGSVDDQTFMFIGQQKGRNTKQRQERNFGMANPEGYRKALRLMKMAEKFNKPIVTLIDTPGAFPGLEAEERGQGEAIARNLKEMFMLKVPVICIIIGEGASGGALGIAIGDKVLMLENTWYSVISPESCSSILWRSWDYKEQAAEALKLTAPDMLKNKLIDGIIPEPLGGAHTNLKAVAEEVKKTILKNFKALDKKSVEKRIEERIEKFSGMGVVK, encoded by the coding sequence ATGCTTTTGGAATTCGAACAACCTATAGTTGAATTAGAAAATAAATTGGCAGGGATGAAAACATTAGCCGAAGAAAGCGATGTAGATATATCTGATGCCATTAAAAAACTTGAAAATAAAATTGTGTCCTTAAAGAAAGAGACTTTTCAAAATCTAACCCGATGGCAAAGGGTACAGCTTTCTCGTCATCCCGACAGGCCGTACACATTGGATTACATTTATGAAATTACCGATGATTTTGTTGAATTGCATGGTGATAGAACAGTGAAGGACGATAGAGCTATGGTGGGCGGTTTCGGTTCTGTTGATGATCAAACCTTTATGTTTATCGGTCAGCAAAAAGGTAGAAATACTAAGCAGCGACAAGAACGAAATTTTGGAATGGCTAATCCGGAAGGCTATAGAAAAGCTTTAAGGTTAATGAAAATGGCTGAAAAGTTCAATAAGCCCATCGTTACTTTAATTGATACTCCCGGTGCATTTCCTGGATTAGAAGCAGAAGAAAGAGGACAAGGTGAAGCCATTGCTAGAAACCTGAAGGAGATGTTTATGCTGAAAGTTCCGGTTATTTGTATCATCATAGGTGAAGGCGCTTCTGGTGGAGCTTTAGGTATTGCAATCGGAGATAAGGTATTGATGTTGGAAAACACTTGGTATAGCGTAATCTCACCAGAGTCATGTTCTTCCATTTTATGGAGAAGTTGGGATTATAAAGAGCAAGCAGCTGAAGCTTTAAAATTAACTGCTCCGGATATGCTGAAAAATAAATTGATTGATGGCATAATTCCAGAACCTTTGGGTGGCGCACATACCAATTTAAAGGCTGTTGCGGAAGAAGTGAAAAAGACTATTTTGAAGAACTTCAAAGCTTTAGATAAAAAATCAGTAGAGAAAAGAATAGAAGAAAGAATTGAAAAGTTTAGTGGGATGGGGGTTGTTAAATAA
- a CDS encoding AAA family ATPase — MAETSHWTGSEKYLCDPALAQAFHMARTLGMPLLIEGEPGTGKTELPIHYAKDRGLDLEVYPVGSKSNVEQFVARFDHVKYLRDSQIEILNAQREEKGLDSKLTTGDRDPDSLNDYVVKGPAAVAYSKPNSVLLIDEIDKAPREFPNDLLYALSHRKFIMPESGEVIEVSEEDMPAIVITSNREQELPTAFKGRCIYHYIDFPDQDTMNKIIDKHHPKMDEKVVRVALDVFYHLRRLGLERAPTTREILNWLKYMSEIAPNEAVKKIAGLEGIGALIKTQADMERVSRMIGADESFGANLN, encoded by the coding sequence ATGGCAGAAACATCTCATTGGACAGGATCCGAAAAATATTTATGCGACCCAGCTTTGGCGCAGGCTTTTCATATGGCAAGAACTTTAGGAATGCCCCTTTTAATTGAAGGAGAACCAGGTACTGGAAAAACAGAATTGCCTATTCATTATGCAAAAGACAGAGGATTAGACTTAGAAGTTTATCCGGTTGGCTCAAAAAGTAATGTGGAACAATTTGTGGCTCGTTTTGATCATGTGAAATATTTACGTGACTCTCAAATCGAAATCTTGAATGCACAAAGGGAAGAAAAAGGTTTAGATAGCAAATTAACCACAGGTGATCGTGATCCCGATTCATTAAATGATTATGTGGTGAAAGGTCCAGCTGCAGTGGCTTACAGCAAACCGAATTCTGTTTTGCTGATTGATGAAATTGATAAAGCGCCTCGTGAATTTCCTAATGACTTATTGTACGCCTTGAGTCATAGAAAATTCATTATGCCAGAATCAGGTGAGGTGATTGAGGTTTCTGAAGAAGATATGCCAGCTATCGTGATTACTTCAAATCGCGAACAGGAATTGCCAACCGCTTTTAAAGGAAGATGTATTTATCACTACATCGATTTCCCTGATCAGGATACTATGAACAAAATCATTGATAAACATCATCCTAAAATGGATGAGAAAGTAGTTCGAGTAGCTTTAGATGTATTTTATCATTTGAGAAGATTAGGCTTGGAAAGAGCACCAACCACTCGTGAAATCTTGAATTGGCTGAAATATATGAGTGAAATTGCACCAAATGAAGCCGTAAAGAAAATTGCAGGTTTGGAAGGAATTGGTGCTTTAATCAAAACGCAAGCTGATATGGAAAGAGTCAGCAGAATGATAGGTGCTGATGAAAGTTTTGGTGCGAATTTGAATTGA
- a CDS encoding DUF4221 family protein yields MKAPNVIFLIYCGLLFSCGSSTESKSKSSYSDFEVSIDTIQVDSRNEILMAGAYMDNPAVSFDKTKFYNFDDENYILEVIDLANYKLDKKVNFEKEGPNGLGSNQILSLKLFPDGNFGIEDFESYKIYDMEGNLIKKVNFNEDWIKGDLTASESFEFASINNSGIVISGMHFGTDNFKPLMFLLDLEKKQTESLLLPEFDKLKRYKIVFRRNGGYLTDSHERVLFEFQGDSIIISNTAFNDVYVYNDKTNDLKYRSFDHKLIPEGKEKEYKNSSESREEVVEIIYSINEEVRFTEFFWDEANKKFYRFAQQATYGETREEPIWKVSMMVYDQNLNLIGEKELMTFHNYANPLFVKDGKVHFHLNMEDELGFIRIGLKN; encoded by the coding sequence ATGAAAGCTCCAAATGTAATATTCCTAATCTACTGTGGTTTACTTTTTTCCTGTGGATCATCAACTGAAAGCAAAAGCAAATCATCCTATTCGGATTTCGAAGTCTCAATAGATACCATTCAAGTAGATTCCAGAAATGAAATTCTAATGGCGGGGGCCTACATGGACAACCCTGCAGTTTCTTTCGATAAAACTAAATTCTATAATTTTGATGACGAAAATTATATTTTGGAAGTAATTGATCTCGCAAATTATAAACTTGATAAAAAAGTAAATTTTGAAAAAGAAGGTCCAAATGGTTTAGGGTCAAACCAAATCCTGAGTTTAAAGCTTTTTCCCGATGGAAATTTTGGAATCGAAGATTTTGAGTCTTATAAAATTTACGATATGGAGGGAAATCTCATTAAGAAAGTGAATTTTAATGAGGATTGGATAAAGGGGGATTTAACGGCCTCTGAAAGTTTTGAATTTGCTTCAATAAATAATAGCGGTATTGTTATTTCCGGGATGCATTTCGGTACAGATAACTTCAAACCTCTCATGTTTCTACTTGATTTAGAAAAGAAACAAACTGAAAGCCTATTACTACCAGAATTTGATAAGTTAAAAAGATATAAAATTGTTTTTCGAAGAAATGGTGGTTATTTAACCGATAGTCATGAGCGTGTTTTATTTGAATTTCAGGGAGATAGTATTATTATTTCAAATACAGCCTTTAACGATGTGTATGTATATAATGATAAGACAAATGATTTGAAATATAGAAGTTTTGATCACAAGCTGATTCCAGAAGGAAAAGAAAAAGAGTATAAAAACAGTTCTGAATCCAGGGAGGAAGTAGTTGAAATAATTTATTCAATTAACGAAGAAGTAAGATTTACCGAGTTTTTTTGGGATGAGGCGAACAAGAAATTTTATCGATTTGCTCAGCAAGCTACTTATGGTGAAACCAGAGAAGAACCTATATGGAAAGTATCTATGATGGTCTATGATCAAAACCTCAATTTAATAGGAGAAAAAGAACTCATGACTTTTCATAATTATGCTAATCCACTTTTTGTAAAAGACGGCAAAGTCCATTTCCATTTAAATATGGAAGATGAACTAGGTTTTATACGAATAGGATTGAAAAACTAA
- a CDS encoding N-acetylmuramoyl-L-alanine amidase, whose amino-acid sequence MNFLLIYLLKVFTIQAVLYLIYALAFHKSGRHAINRYYINIALVTSFLIPFISIAIPDTKTTTEIVNSEKPVWYEIAEMTSNQSDLIPVETANQSSYTIEFIFMGILFLSLFLLIKLVFSHFQLVRLRMQSERIIKNGTNVYCSKIENPFSYFSSIFIPKSILESSSFNTILKHELVHVNKRHSIDRVFHEIILAFFWFNPFHYLFRNRLIETHEFQADEGVISTQNDPIGYQEVLYQQIHSQFAFASANHFKLNTIKTRIKMMNQNKKLSKWHYLFVLPVLAIMTFAFANKERNVSVAPLKSNVSEVFENIINSPSNFIPSIFPLKDAEGVKLTSAFGKRLHPILKVESMHEGIDLKTYEGNPVLATADGIVVEVNSTFGGFGKRITIDHNGLYQTTYAHLSEFKVEKGDKVRRGDLIGAAGTTGESSGPHLHYEVKEIGKDFLDPVDFIQNYDFKTISEKVESVGEKSVKSNQKLRVVLDPGHGGRDKGIVSKKLAEKEIALKVATEIAEIFKNSDQVEIILTREEDEIVSLKDRVRKSENADIFISLHTEIHANENEDMMLAIYNDQNDNAESSKNFGELMKHEYTAINKEFKVAYTDGYYILQNAKAPAILFIMGYFSNSEAEDYLNSDIGIKQIALELSDAIEASL is encoded by the coding sequence ATGAATTTTCTATTAATCTATCTACTTAAAGTTTTTACTATTCAAGCTGTATTGTATTTGATTTATGCCTTAGCATTTCATAAAAGTGGGAGACATGCAATTAATAGATATTATATAAACATAGCGTTAGTTACAAGTTTTCTAATCCCTTTTATTTCCATTGCCATTCCAGATACTAAAACTACCACCGAAATTGTAAATTCCGAAAAGCCAGTTTGGTACGAAATAGCAGAAATGACAAGCAATCAGTCTGACTTAATTCCAGTAGAAACAGCTAATCAATCTAGTTATACTATTGAATTTATCTTCATGGGTATTTTATTTCTTAGTTTATTTTTGCTGATTAAATTAGTATTTAGCCATTTTCAATTAGTTAGGTTGAGAATGCAATCAGAAAGGATAATTAAAAATGGAACAAATGTTTACTGCAGTAAAATAGAAAATCCATTTAGTTATTTTAGCTCTATTTTCATTCCAAAAAGTATTTTAGAATCATCCTCATTCAATACAATACTCAAACATGAGTTAGTTCATGTAAATAAGAGACATTCTATAGATAGAGTTTTTCATGAGATTATTTTAGCCTTTTTCTGGTTCAACCCCTTTCACTATTTATTTAGAAACCGCTTAATAGAAACACACGAGTTTCAAGCTGATGAAGGAGTGATTTCTACTCAGAATGATCCAATTGGATACCAAGAAGTATTGTATCAGCAGATCCATTCTCAATTTGCTTTTGCTTCAGCAAACCATTTTAAATTAAATACTATCAAAACAAGAATTAAAATGATGAATCAAAACAAAAAGCTATCAAAATGGCACTATTTATTCGTATTGCCAGTACTTGCGATTATGACATTTGCATTTGCCAACAAAGAAAGAAATGTTTCAGTAGCTCCTTTAAAGTCTAATGTTTCAGAGGTATTTGAGAACATTATAAATTCACCAAGTAACTTTATACCTTCAATTTTCCCACTTAAAGATGCAGAAGGAGTTAAACTTACCTCAGCTTTTGGCAAAAGATTGCATCCGATTTTAAAGGTAGAAAGTATGCATGAAGGAATTGATTTAAAAACCTATGAAGGAAATCCGGTTTTAGCCACTGCTGATGGTATTGTAGTAGAAGTTAATTCAACTTTTGGAGGGTTTGGTAAAAGAATTACAATTGATCACAATGGACTTTATCAAACTACTTACGCCCATTTATCTGAATTTAAGGTTGAAAAAGGTGATAAAGTAAGAAGAGGAGATTTAATTGGAGCTGCAGGAACTACAGGTGAATCCTCAGGGCCTCATTTGCATTATGAGGTAAAGGAAATCGGGAAGGACTTTTTGGATCCAGTAGATTTCATCCAGAATTATGATTTTAAAACAATTTCTGAAAAAGTAGAATCTGTGGGAGAAAAATCAGTAAAGTCTAATCAAAAATTAAGGGTTGTGTTAGATCCTGGCCACGGAGGAAGAGATAAGGGGATTGTTTCTAAAAAGCTAGCAGAGAAAGAAATTGCGTTAAAAGTGGCAACAGAGATTGCTGAAATTTTTAAAAATTCAGACCAAGTTGAAATTATTCTGACTAGAGAGGAAGATGAAATAGTAAGCTTGAAAGACAGAGTAAGAAAATCAGAAAATGCTGATATATTTATTTCACTTCATACTGAAATCCATGCAAATGAAAACGAAGATATGATGTTAGCTATTTACAATGATCAAAATGATAATGCTGAATCTTCTAAAAATTTTGGGGAGCTAATGAAACATGAATACACAGCAATAAATAAGGAGTTTAAAGTGGCATATACTGATGGCTATTATATTTTACAAAATGCAAAAGCTCCAGCTATTTTATTTATCATGGGCTATTTCTCTAATTCAGAAGCTGAAGATTATTTAAATTCTGATATAGGAATTAAACAAATAGCGCTTGAATTATCAGATGCAATAGAGGCTTCTTTATAA
- a CDS encoding BlaI/MecI/CopY family transcriptional regulator produces the protein MKELTKAEEQLMQHLWKLEKAYLKDIVMEYEEPKPAYTTISTVVNVLVRKSFIGFDLHGKAKHYFPLVSKEEYSNHSVKGLVNNFFNNSYKQFASFFTSRKELSVDELKEIRKMIDDEIKKKAK, from the coding sequence ATGAAGGAATTAACAAAAGCAGAAGAGCAACTCATGCAGCATTTGTGGAAGCTGGAAAAAGCTTACCTCAAAGATATAGTGATGGAATATGAAGAACCTAAACCAGCTTATACTACTATTAGCACTGTAGTGAATGTATTGGTACGCAAAAGCTTTATTGGGTTTGATCTACACGGAAAAGCTAAACACTATTTTCCACTGGTTTCTAAAGAAGAATATTCAAACCATTCTGTAAAAGGATTGGTGAACAACTTTTTTAATAATTCTTATAAGCAGTTTGCCTCATTCTTTACTTCGCGTAAGGAATTGTCTGTAGATGAGCTTAAAGAAATTAGGAAAATGATTGATGATGAAATTAAAAAGAAAGCCAAATGA